The sequence CGAAGGGAGGAGCTAACGTGGCGAAGTTTACCTCTTGGTTCAGACAAAGAGCAAATAGCTTGAGTAACGGATTCAAGAATAAAGCGAGTTCGCAATCCGATAAAGTAGGTAAGGACTCAGGAAAAATTACAAAAGAGGCGCTTCCAAGTGAGTTGGTGGGAGCATCGAAGGATGGAGGTGACTCGCAAGATTCGCACTTAATTACGAAACAATTGTCGCCTCCTCCTCATTGGGTTCAAGTAGTGCGCGATTCAGAACCAAGTTCAGAACCAACTGATAAATCATCACCTAAGACTTTAAAGGGAAAAGCCAAGCTACTGTTAGGTAACACTAGGCAATTTTTAGGTGATGCGAAAAAGGTTTCTAACAAGGTTCTTGATAAACTTCCTGGAAAGGGCAAACCGCTTTATCGCCGCTATTGGTTTCTGACTACTTTGGGTGTCAGTGGCAGCATAATGGCTGTAAGTTATGGGGTATGGTCGATTGATAAAACTTTACCTTCAAAAGACCAGTTAACTGCTGCTTCTAGGGAAAACACTTTAACAATTAAAGCTGGTAATGGTGCAATTTTGTACCAGCAGGGGGAAGCGACGAGGGAAAAACTGAAGATAAAACAGATTCCCAAAAAATTGCAGCAAGCTTTTATCGCTTCCGAAGATAGGAGATTTGCCGAACATGGTGGAATCGATCCTCAAGGTATTTTGCGGGCTGCTACAAGTAACTTGCGATCGCGCGACGTAGTCGAAGGTGGAAGTACCATAACGCAGCAGTTAGCGCGAATTTTGTTTCTGAATCGTAATAAAACGGTAAATCGCAAACTGCAAGAAATTCGTTTGGCTCAGAAACTTGAGGAAGAGTTAACCAAAGACGAAATTTTAGAAAGGTATTTGAACCTAGTGTATTTAGGTTCTGGTGCTTATGGTGTAGCGGATGCGGCTTGGGTTTATTTCTCTAAACCTTTGGCTGACTTGAGTTTGGGCGAAATGGCAACAATCGCCGGTTTGGCTCCCGCTCCCAACGTTTTTTCACCTGCGGAAAATGCGGAAGCTGCCAAACGTCGGCGCAATTTAGTATTGCAACGGATGTTAGACGATGGCTTTATTACCGCAGCCGAAAAGCAAAAAGCAGCATCAGAATCTTTAGCTGTTAAAACTAATTTTCCTAAAAGACATCAAATACAAGCACCGTATTTTATTTCTTATATTCAAAAAGAACTGCCTAAATACGTAGAGAAAGATGTATTAGAAGCTGGGGGATTGGTAGTAGAGACAAGCCTGAATCCAACTTGGCAAAAGAAAGCAGAAGCTGCGGTAGATAGAACCTTACGGAACCAGGGACGCTGGCAGAGATTTAAGCAAGCAGCAATGGTTGCCATAGATCCCCGTAACGGTGAAATTAAAGCGATGGTTGGCGGTAAGGACTTCGGTAAAAACAAGTTTAATCGCGTCACCCAAGCTCAAAGACAACCGGGTTCTACATTCAAGGGATTTGTTTACGCAGCAGCAGTAGCAGCCGGAAAAAGTCCGATGGATGGTTATTTGGATGCACCAATAGTAGTTGATGGTTACGAACCGAAAAACTACGATAAAGGTTTCCGGGGCTGGATAAACATGAGAGATGCTCTCACCAAGTCAATTAATATTGTCGCGGTGAGAATATTAATGAAAGTAGGATACCAGCCAACCATCGACTTAGCCCGCAAGATGGGTATTGAATCCGAAATTAAACCAGTAATTTCTATGGCTCTTGGTTCTAATGAAGTTAATTTATTAGAATTAACCAGTGCTTACGGTACTTTCGCAAATGAAGGAATGCGTGTAAAACCTCATGGTATTACTCGCGTTCTCAGTCGTAACGGCGAGGTAATTTGGTCTGCTGATTTTAAAGGAAAACGAGCATTAGATGCTGATAGTGCTGCCATTACAACCTGGATGTTGAGAAACGTTGTAACATCTGGAACAGCTACCCGCGCTCAAATTGGTCGTCCGGCAGCAGGTAAAACCGGTACCACCGATGAAGCAAGGGATTTATGGTTTGTTGGCTTTATTCCTCAGCTAGTAACAGGTGTATGGTTGGGTAACGACAACAACAAACCAACCTACGGCGATAGTACTACTGCTGCTTATACTTGGCGACAGTTTATGAAGGAAGCTGTTAAAGGAATGCCCGTCGAGAAGTTTCCCAAAAGACCTAAGTTAAGCGGAAGAAAAGCCAGTATTAAAGTAAAGCCAATTAAGCCCAAAAGATTTATTACCAAAGCAATACCTAAAAAAGGCAGCGATTCTGACGACGATAACGAAACCACTA comes from Rivularia sp. PCC 7116 and encodes:
- a CDS encoding transglycosylase domain-containing protein, with the protein product MAKFTSWFRQRANSLSNGFKNKASSQSDKVGKDSGKITKEALPSELVGASKDGGDSQDSHLITKQLSPPPHWVQVVRDSEPSSEPTDKSSPKTLKGKAKLLLGNTRQFLGDAKKVSNKVLDKLPGKGKPLYRRYWFLTTLGVSGSIMAVSYGVWSIDKTLPSKDQLTAASRENTLTIKAGNGAILYQQGEATREKLKIKQIPKKLQQAFIASEDRRFAEHGGIDPQGILRAATSNLRSRDVVEGGSTITQQLARILFLNRNKTVNRKLQEIRLAQKLEEELTKDEILERYLNLVYLGSGAYGVADAAWVYFSKPLADLSLGEMATIAGLAPAPNVFSPAENAEAAKRRRNLVLQRMLDDGFITAAEKQKAASESLAVKTNFPKRHQIQAPYFISYIQKELPKYVEKDVLEAGGLVVETSLNPTWQKKAEAAVDRTLRNQGRWQRFKQAAMVAIDPRNGEIKAMVGGKDFGKNKFNRVTQAQRQPGSTFKGFVYAAAVAAGKSPMDGYLDAPIVVDGYEPKNYDKGFRGWINMRDALTKSINIVAVRILMKVGYQPTIDLARKMGIESEIKPVISMALGSNEVNLLELTSAYGTFANEGMRVKPHGITRVLSRNGEVIWSADFKGKRALDADSAAITTWMLRNVVTSGTATRAQIGRPAAGKTGTTDEARDLWFVGFIPQLVTGVWLGNDNNKPTYGDSTTAAYTWRQFMKEAVKGMPVEKFPKRPKLSGRKASIKVKPIKPKRFITKAIPKKGSDSDDDNETTTNRSSSRRRRRRSTTTNSSTSGGNRRTRSRRTRRRRSTTRTQQKSTTRTRRRSNVNSGSSKRRSSPSRSQRRRRTTKPTSTRRNTRRSSPPVRKKRSAPVRRKRSVAPKPKKRSAPAPARKKAAPSSSGSSWRDRLKPGS